A stretch of the Dioscorea cayenensis subsp. rotundata cultivar TDr96_F1 chromosome 4, TDr96_F1_v2_PseudoChromosome.rev07_lg8_w22 25.fasta, whole genome shotgun sequence genome encodes the following:
- the LOC120259351 gene encoding chaperone protein DnaJ-like → MEGWEESCKDYYKVLEVDFDATDELIRLNYRKLALKWHPDKHKGNSAVTAKFQEINEAYKVLSDPAKRLDYDMSGSYIINRFSLREYLARFKGMILTCNGLGIDHSSAWTNQLVETKARDQ, encoded by the exons ATGGAAGGCTGGGAGGAATCCTGCAag GACTACTACAAAGTGTTGGAGGTTGACTTCGATGCTACAGATGAACTTATTAGATTGAATTATCGAAAACTTGCGTTG AAATGGCATCCAGACAAGCATAAAGGTAATAGTGCTGTTACTGCAAAGTTTCAGGAGATAAATGAAGCTTACAAAG TGCTGAGTGATCCAGCTAAGAGACTTGATTATGATATGTCCGGCAGTTACATAATCAATCGATTCTCTCTACGG GAATATCTCGCACGATTCAAAGGAATGATACTCACATGCAATGGCCTCGGCATTGATCATTCCTCAGCTTG GACAAATCAATTAGTTGAAACCAAGGCCAGGGATCAGTAG
- the LOC120259350 gene encoding putative gamma-glutamylcyclotransferase At3g02910: MAAEEKWTVIFTYGTLKRGFSNHVLMQDLILAGNAIYLGHAITVTPLPLVCGPYSVPFLLNLPGAGDKVRGELYSVSPRALIRLDELEGTLRGHYERLPISIREEVQGREGEGEIVKAEAYYAHRSYAEQLWSRNGMKGLCCYSEKEVLDYVKRKDRPQDITFLDQIRIFIASSAN, translated from the coding sequence ATGGCGGCGGAAGAGAAGTGGACCGTGATATTCACATATGGTACCTTGAAGCGCGGCTTCTCCAACCACGTCCTCATGCAAGACCTCATCCTCGCCGGCAACGCCATCTATCTCGGCCACGCCATCACCGTCACACCTCTCCCTCTCGTCTGCGGTCCCTACAGTGTCCCCTTCCTCCTCAACCTCCCCGGTGCCGGCGATAAAGTCCGAGGTGAGCTCTATTCCGTCTCTCCCCGAGCCCTGATTCGTCTGGACGAATTGGAGGGCACTCTCCGCGGCCACTACGAGCGTTTACCAATCTCCATCCGTGAGGAGGTCCaaggaagagaaggagaaggagaaatcGTGAAGGCGGAGGCGTACTACGCTCATCGGAGCTACGCGGAACAGCTATGGAGCCGGAACGGGATGAAGGGTTTGTGCTGTTATTCCGAGAAGGAGGTGTTGGACTACGTTAAGCGCAAGGATCGCCCGCAGGACATCACATTTCTTGATCAGATACGCATCTTCATCGCCTCTTCTGCCAACTAG